DNA sequence from the Melospiza georgiana isolate bMelGeo1 chromosome 7, bMelGeo1.pri, whole genome shotgun sequence genome:
AGATGGGGCCCTTGGTGGAGTGCAGGGCTTTAGCACAGAGTTCAAAACCAGGGAGGTAAAAGGACAAAGGGCAGCATTGGTTACTGTAGACAATCTATGCCAGGCTCAGGAGGAAACTGCCTTCCATAAAATCAGGTTTTTGAGGCAAGGTGAGTGCTAAATCTGTGCCACTTGCTCACATGTAAGTTGATTGCTCTGGTGCCCAGAGGATGTGGCTGGTGACAAGGGGAGATATGCAGTGAGCCCCCCCAAGCTCCAGCCATGCTGGTGTGAAGGAGGCTGTTAGCCCACCAGGGTAGCAGGGGCTTGCTGCCCTCACTCTGAGCCCTGCCTAGGCAGCAGGCACAGGTCTCAGCCTGACAAGAGCAGGCTTGGTagggctggcagctctcctggcACGCACTGAGCCCAGGGGGCAGAGGTGGTACTGGGGGAAGGGGGTGttcttgcagctccccccagggccagcaggccCCCAGTCCGACCCAGCCCTCATGTGTGTGTGCCAGTGCCCTTAggacagcctggcactgctgttttcccagcaacaggcaggagcccagctcaggctgttGCAATCATGCTGAAATCGTGAGCCTCAATCTGTTCCTGTGGGGTGAGCTGCCTACACATGACAGGCACATTCAAAGCTCCCAGGTCTTAGAGATGGGCCAAGACCTTCCAGGGAGTTGCAGACAGCAAATAGTGCAGGGATAGCCTGGTGAGGAGTGGCAAGGTGGTGCTGGTAGTGCCCTTTGGTGGAGAAATACACAAAGTTGGACCCAAGACACTGCAGGCAGCAAGTGCTCCCTGCATAACACACACAGGCTTGTACCAGGGCAACGTACTGTCCCTAGAGCCTTCACCCTGGCCCAGGGCTGGTCCCTGGGCTGCAAGAGAAGCAGCATGCAAGGCTGATGCTCATCAGCTTTAATGTCTGTCTGGAGCAGTAGTCAGGCACTTGCAGGGCTCCTGGCCTGCACCTACCCCTCTGGGGGTGCTGAGAACCTCCCAGGATGTGAGGCCTCAGTGCAGGCTCTTGttgtggggcacagcagggagtagggggctggtgctgcccatGACTCACAGGATAATCTGGTTTTTGTAGCTTCGGCTCAGCTCCTTGTGAGGAAGGACAATGGAGTTGAGAATTACGACCTCAGCCGGGatggtgacactgcagcctGGGAGGGGAAGGCAAAGGCTTTAGCTggaggggagcagctgcctcgGTGAGCAGGCCTGGGGTGATTCCACACAGCAGCAACATACCCAGGATTGTGATGGACGGTGTGAGGCGCCCGTCCCGGAACAGGGTCTCGCTGTCGATCTTGGCATAGGGATCGTTGGGGTTGGGGTCGCTGGGCGTCCCCTCCACCCGCGCCCAGCGCCCAATCGTGCTGTCCCAGCCCACAATGGTATTCAGGACACAGGTGTGGTCCTGGGGTGAAGGAGAGGGGAAtgcagggtgctgctggctccCTGCACGGGGTGGGGGTCAGCACCGACTCCCTCAGGCAAACCCCACTTACATGGAGCGAGGCGCCGTGCAGGACGATGGACTCTCGCACGCGCACCCCGGCGCCCACCGTCACACCCTCCCCTATGGAGACGTTGGGGCCCAGCTGTGAGGGCAGAGGCAGGTGATGAGGACAAGCACAGTGATGCCCTTGGCACCCCtgagcctgtcccagccccagggtccCCCCAGCCTGCACTCACCACTGCAGTGCTGTCGATGGAGGCTGTCGGGTGGATGTACACGTTCCCTGCAACACAAGGCAGTGGATTCAGGGGAGgcagcccacaggagcccctgcctCTCAGATAAAGGGAGGTCCCACTCGTGGGTCCCACtgcctccccaggcagccccaaaAGTGTTAGTGTGTGAGAATGGTACCTCGGATGACAGGGCCTCCAGGTTTGTTCTGGGCCAGTCTCTCTGGGTGGCTTTTGCTGTACTGGTTCAGGTAAAGGCGGCTGGCATAGatagcagagctggaggaggaaaagcagaagctTGTTATTGTCACTCTGGTGCTACCAGGGCAGAGGAGGATCCAAAATCAGCACCGCCCACCCGCCCCCACGGCTCTGCCTGAGCACCCTGCACTCCCAGCCCTGGTACAGATCACTCAATGCTCCTGctacagcagctccagcacttaCCCAGCTGACTTGATCTGGCTCCAGAAGCCATCAGTTTTGTAGACATAGagtttgccactcccagccagggcagtgaAAACGTCCTGCTCTAGTCGGATCACTTCTGCACGCTGCCAGCCATTGGAATTTTCCTCTCTGGAAGCAAAAGCCATGTTAGACACTCACCCCAGCCATGGCCTCACCCAAGGACCCCAGCAGACCTACCCTCCCCAAATTCAGGGACTCTGACAATCCCAGATTCCCACCTAGCCACGTGCTTCTTCTCGAAAGTGGGGAGAAGGCCGGCTGCCAGGCTGGGTTGggacagccccagagcagcagagggacagCCAAAATAAGCTCTGAGCCAGAAGCTGATGGTGCAAGAGCCCCACCTAATCCAGGTGGGTGTATGATCCTGTCCCCAGTCCAGAGCCTGCACAGCTGGATTTTAACTTGGGTGGTGGCAGAGGGGTGAGGTGACAGGCTGGCTGGTGcaaagagctggagaggggaggaGAGCATTCCCAGGTGAAAGGATTGCTCAGCCTCTAGTCTAGAGCTGAATGAGAATGGGGTGGGAAGAGacaaagggagagggaaagtCTCAAGCTgaccaggagcagagcagaggaaacagcagcctagagaagggagggaaagcaTGCATTACCACTAGGATCAATCCAGCCCAGAGAGCAGCGAGTGCAGACACAGAGGGAGACTTACCCAAGGTAAGGACAGCTGGTGCAGGACCAGGAAACAAGTGAGTGatggcagaggaggagaaaagatAGAGAAAGTATGGAGGATGAgcgtgctgctgcagccccaggaagcaggggggtgggagggacacagagcagggtgaggcACTCACAGTGCTAGCTCCTGTTGGTTCCTCTGGAAGACTTCACCAATGTGCTGGAAGATTGCAGGTGTGAAGAGGTAGATGCCACAGTTAATAATCTCACTGACAAACGTGCTGGGCTTCTCCACATAGTGCTGAACctggaggggagggaagagacATGAATCCCAGGGTGCAGCCCCTCCATCTGGCACCACACCCTCTGTGGCACCACAGAcccacacaggtgacacagcacCTGCCACCCACACTGAGCTCCACTCCCCAAGGCCCTCCAGTACCTCCTGTGTGCTTGCATTTGCCACAATACAGCCATAATTCAGTGCCTGTGTCCTGTTGGCCTAGGAAACAAGGACAGTGTTAGCAGTGGTGgagcaggaggcacagggaggcagagcagatgaaacccagagctctgggaccCACCcaccacaggagctgctggcttcTAAGCCCACGgcagagcactgcagctcttctgctccccagcactgccactcaCTGTGGTACCCAGAATGACAAAGCTGTGCATGTCCCCATGCTGCTGCCGAAACTCCAGCATCTCCTGTAAGGGGAACTCTGAGCACACGTCTGCGTTGAG
Encoded proteins:
- the GMPPA gene encoding mannose-1-phosphate guanyltransferase alpha; this translates as MPLKAVILIGGPQKGTRFRPLSFEVPKPLFPVAGVPMVQHHIEACAKVPGMKEILLMGFYQPNEALSRFLVSAQQEFKVPIRYLQEYAALGTGGGIYHFRDQILSGGAEAFFVLNADVCSEFPLQEMLEFRQQHGDMHSFVILGTTANRTQALNYGCIVANASTQEVQHYVEKPSTFVSEIINCGIYLFTPAIFQHIGEVFQRNQQELALEENSNGWQRAEVIRLEQDVFTALAGSGKLYVYKTDGFWSQIKSAGSAIYASRLYLNQYSKSHPERLAQNKPGGPVIRGNVYIHPTASIDSTAVLGPNVSIGEGVTVGAGVRVRESIVLHGASLHDHTCVLNTIVGWDSTIGRWARVEGTPSDPNPNDPYAKIDSETLFRDGRLTPSITILGCSVTIPAEVVILNSIVLPHKELSRSYKNQIIL